GAGGCAAACGACCTCGCCGACGACGGGACCATTGCCGGCTCCGTCGACTTCGACGGCTACTTCGCCGGACGCACCTCCGACACCTACGTCTTCGGGCTCCATGCCGCGCTCTACAGCGGCGGACAGGCGCAGGACCTCAATTACTTGACGGACACCAGCAGCCACCCGGAGGTCGCCCACGTCGCCATGGAACGCGCTCTGGCCATTGAGGGCGGCAAGGTCCTGGTCTCCTTCCGCAACGGCAGCTTCGGCGTGCTCGAGGCAGCCAGCGCCCCCTGACGGCGAGCGCCAGGCCAGCGTCCGTGTCGAGAGCGGACGCTGGCCGAACGGCAGCTCAGCTCATGAAGTCGTGGCGGCGTACGGTCTTGCGGCCGTTCGCCTTGGCGCGCTTTGCCGCCTGCTCCAGGAGCCAGTACATGTATTCGTTGAGGGCGGCGAACGCGTCTCCGGCGGTATTGCAACCCGCCTTCTTGAGGACGCCCTTCGCCTTGCTTGCGATGACGAGCGATTCCAGCGACTTCTTGGCCATCTTTGGCTCCGGGTAGAAGTGGTGTCGAGCCCCCGTCGGGAAACTTTTCTCTCTATGAAGCCGGTCTCTTTCGACGCGACGACGGCGGAGTGCCTGCTCTTCACGTACAAGGCCGGCCTCCTCTCGCGCGTGGCCCACGATCTCAAGCTCCGCGTCGAGCGATTCGAGATCGCCGTCGATGACCAGGGCATTCACGCCCGGTTCGACGCGTCCTCGCTCCGCGTCGTCTGCGCACGCGCCGGCGGCAAGGACGACTTGCGCGCCCTGTCCGAGAGGGATCGCCGCGAGATCGAGGCGACCATTGCACGGGACGTGCTCGACGCGCGCAGGCATCCCGCAATCGATTTCCGGTCGAGCACCGTGGCGGCCACCGTGGCGCCGGCCGAGATGCAAATCGACGGCACGCTCTCGATCCGCGGCCGCGAACGCCCGTTGAGCCTGCTCGCGCGCCGCGAGGGCGACCGCGCGGTGATCGAGACCGTGATCCACCAGCCGGACTTCGGCATCCGCCCGTATACCGCCATGCTCGGCGCCCTGCGCATCAAGCCCGACGTGGCGGTGACGATGACTGCTCCGTGGCCGGATTGACCGTCGCAGGCGTCAAGGCGTGTCGGCCACCTCGATGGCCTGCTTCGAGCTGCG
The DNA window shown above is from Deltaproteobacteria bacterium and carries:
- a CDS encoding DUF1931 domain-containing protein, giving the protein MASKAKGVLKKAGCNTAGDAFAALNEYMYWLLEQAAKRAKANGRKTVRRHDFMS
- a CDS encoding YceI family protein; the protein is MKPVSFDATTAECLLFTYKAGLLSRVAHDLKLRVERFEIAVDDQGIHARFDASSLRVVCARAGGKDDLRALSERDRREIEATIARDVLDARRHPAIDFRSSTVAATVAPAEMQIDGTLSIRGRERPLSLLARREGDRAVIETVIHQPDFGIRPYTAMLGALRIKPDVAVTMTAPWPD